One stretch of Rosistilla oblonga DNA includes these proteins:
- the thiD gene encoding bifunctional hydroxymethylpyrimidine kinase/phosphomethylpyrimidine kinase yields the protein MHVALTIAGSDPSGGAGLQADLKTFHAHRVYGTSVVTLLTVQNTQTVDAIEQMNPEFVLAQLDAVLDDIPPTAAKTGALGSAAMIHAVAERASSFHFPLVVDPVMISKHRVPLLDDASIDVLRRELLPHAFLVTPNRMEAARLANIEVDDLESMQMAAQMIHRLGAKNVLVKGGQVGSESVDWLFTENEFHRIGGERIDTRSTHGTGCVLSAAITASLAQNMPLVEAVEQAKLYVVNAIRTAPNLGKGYGPVNL from the coding sequence CAAGCGGATCTGAAGACATTTCACGCCCATCGGGTCTACGGCACCAGTGTCGTTACCTTGTTGACGGTGCAAAACACACAAACCGTCGACGCCATCGAACAAATGAATCCCGAGTTTGTGCTGGCACAATTGGATGCTGTGCTCGACGATATTCCGCCGACGGCAGCCAAGACGGGGGCACTCGGTAGCGCCGCGATGATCCATGCGGTCGCCGAGCGTGCTTCCTCATTCCACTTTCCCTTGGTGGTCGATCCGGTCATGATCAGCAAGCATCGCGTGCCGCTACTGGACGATGCTTCGATCGATGTGCTCCGTCGCGAATTGTTGCCGCATGCGTTCTTGGTCACCCCCAATCGGATGGAAGCAGCCCGTTTAGCAAACATCGAGGTGGATGATTTGGAGTCGATGCAAATGGCTGCACAGATGATTCATCGATTGGGAGCGAAAAATGTGCTCGTCAAAGGAGGTCAAGTCGGTTCGGAGTCGGTCGATTGGTTGTTCACCGAAAATGAGTTTCATCGCATCGGCGGAGAGCGAATCGATACACGTAGTACTCACGGCACCGGATGCGTTCTTTCCGCAGCGATCACCGCAAGCCTTGCACAGAATATGCCGCTGGTTGAAGCTGTTGAGCAAGCGAAGCTGTATGTTGTCAATGCGATTCGCACGGCCCCCAATCTAGGCAAAGGCTATGGTCCGGTGAATCTATGA